The following are from one region of the Strix uralensis isolate ZFMK-TIS-50842 chromosome 4, bStrUra1, whole genome shotgun sequence genome:
- the KRCC1 gene encoding lysine-rich coiled-coil protein 1, whose translation MRQTQQGLLVMLPILNSTGSRLTNNIAQTTIVQSLGSIYISEESQAEGKMQGAEVSVVLAETEVETRTWANREKKEENQGTVFQEVDTLILLVAIDIFRDRLQHAHSVTVRLTGGSLSLQTSENILIAGVINFDTDLMGVALSRRQGYNLHDILDEATRKDLFTNTFCKVCGAVLQSESQRTSHYKGKKHAQKVRLYIQMHGEKNERQEHGKQKKTDCVNFQMDGSRVVDRNKHCNLCSMCFTSPVVALYHYLGKIHAKKLKQLGDQARMPAPQPVSALQKPSAEKPLLPSEAGESSSSSNTRVKLNDPDKYCKLCCAPFNNPLVAQQHYVGKKHRRNEARKKILEELGDKALPAESGTNGSFFSAVGVGWYMCSLCNVTLTSVETYQAHVHGHKHQINLCRKTALDNLKKKSKKSKKAHDSFQNELTNYIEVQKARGLEPRMYLGKADETEFQDKNMEGRCDLGKVISSNFKYEQGQCSSLFPETQSPPNTGENRLPNWPSACEHALEKTPNCCYNKEYGKEEQTSEVATMRDESFSLLVAKSKDCYKLMLASTSSYRKEQKFQIKHSEEEKCIGEELKYEKEATKQKRKKSGEDTDFSKENEKQKRIKFEIDLVNEKKSRPYKDKRLNENPGEKKRKKGKKKPQTDVKREEELLWDESVLGY comes from the exons ATGAGGCAGACACAGCAAGGATTGCTGGTTATGCTT CCCATCTTAAATAGCACTGGGAGTAGGCTGACAAATAACATTGCACAAACTACTATTGTACAGTCGTTGGGGAGCATTTATATATCAGAAGAGAGCCAGGCAGAAGG GAA GATGCAGGGAGCAGAGGTCAGCGTGGTGTTAGCAGAGACAGAAGTGGAGACGAGGACTTGGGCcaacagggagaaaaaggaggagaatcAAGGAACTGTGTTTCAAGAAGTGGACACCTTAATTTTATTAGTAGCGATTGATATATT CAGGGACAGGCTTCAGCATGCACACTCAGTTACTGTGAGGCTGACAGGTGGTAGCCTG TCTTtgcaaacatctgaaaatatacTAATTGCTGGTGTTATTAACTTCGACACGGATCTGATGGGAGTTGCACTCTCGAG GAGACAGGGATACAACCTTC ATGACATTTTAGATGAAGCAACAAGGAAAGACCTTTTCACCAACACTTTCTGTAAGGTTTGTGGGGCCGTGCTGCAGTCTGAGTCTCAAAGGACATCACACTATAAG GGCAAAAAACATGCTCAGAAAGTTCGTCTTTACATCCAAATGCATGGTGAGAAAAATGAGAGGCAGGAGCatggcaaacagaagaaaacagattgtGTCAATTTTCAG ATGGATGGGAGTAGAGTAGTAGACAGAAACAAACACTGCAATCTCTGCAGCATGTGTTTTACTTCCCCAGTTGTTGCTTTGTACCACTACTTGGGAAAGATCCACGCCAAAAAGCTGAAGCAATTAGGAGATCAAGCCCGCATGCCAGCACCACAGCCTGTTTCTG CTTTACAGAAGCCATCAGCTGAGAAGCCCTTGCTGCCTTCAGAAGCTGGGGAGTCTTCATCATCATCCAACACAAGGGTGAAATTAAATGATCCAGACAAGTACTGCAAGCTCTGCTGTGCTCCCTTCAACAATCCACTTGTGGCCCAGCAGCATTATGTTGGTAAGAAGCACAGAAGAAATGAAGCAAGGAAAAAGATATTGGAGGAGCTAGGAGACAAAGCTCTCCCTGCAGAATCCGGCACAAACGG ttccttcttttcagctGTTGGGGTTGGCTGGTACATGTGCTCCCTATGTAACGTCACACTTACATCTGTAGAAACATACCAGGCCCATGTGCATGGACACAAGCACCAGATCAA TTTATGCAGAAAAACAGCACTTGACAATCTcaagaagaaatcaaagaaatcaaagaaagcaCATGACTCCTTTCAAAATGAATTAACAAATTACATTGAAGTTCAGAAAGCTAGAGGTCTAGAGCCAAGAATGTATTTAGGAAAAGCAGATGAGACAGAGTTTCAAGATAAAAATATGGAAGGAAGATGTGACCTTGGTAAGGTTATATCTTCGAACTTTAAGTATGAACAAGGTCAGTGTTCCAGCCTTTTCCCAGAAACCCAGTCACCTCCAAATACTGGGGAAAACAGATTGCCAAACTGGCCATCAGCTTGTGAGCATGCACTAGAGAAGACACCTAATTGTTGCTATAACAAGGAATATGGTAAAGAAGAGCAAACATCTGAGGTGGCTACCATGAGAGATGAGAGCTTCAGCTTGTTGGTTGCAAAATCAAAGGACTGCTACAAACTTATGCTTGCTTCTACCAGCTCctacagaaaagaacagaaatttcagATAAAACATTCTGAGGAGGAAAAATGCATCGGTGAAGAGCTGAAGTATGAGAAAGAAGccacaaagcagaaaagaaagaaaagtggtgAGGATACAGATTTTagtaaagaaaatgagaagcaaaagcGAATTAAATTTGAGATAGACTTGGTAAATGAGAAGAAATCAAGACCTTATAAAGACAAAAGACTTAACGAAAACCCCggtgagaaaaagagaaaaaagggtaaaaagaagCCACAGACAGATGTCAAAAGAGAAGAGGAGCTACTTTGGGATGAATCTGTCTTGGGATATTGA